In Calothrix sp. PCC 7507, one DNA window encodes the following:
- a CDS encoding radical SAM protein: MTSSAFASERLLFTPNTPDTDAIPLIFAFPNEYTVGITSLGYQVVWATLAMRDDVQVSRLFTDIHEQLPRKPEIVGFSISWELDYVNILNLLESLEIPIRSNSRNDHHPIIFGGGPVLTANPEPYADFFDVILLGDGENLLGDFITTYKEVRNAPRQTQLKALAQIPGIYVPSLYEVEYHAADGEVKSIKPIDAEIPAVVQKQTYRGNTLSASTVVTEKAAWENIYMVEVVRSCPEMCRFCLASYLTLPFRTASLEGSLIPAIERGLQVTKRLGLLGASVTQHPEFETLLDYISQPKYDDVRVSIASVRTNTVTVQLAETLAKRDTRSLTIAVESGSEKIRQIINKKLNNDEIIQAAINAKAGGLSSLKLYGMVGLPGEEAEDLEQTVAMMRGIKKAVPGLRLTLGCSTFVPKAHTPFQWFGVNRQAEKRLQMLQKQLKPQGIEFRPESYNWSIIQTMLSRGDRRLSQLLELTRNFGDSLGSYKRAFKQLKGQIPDLDFYVHTNWSTEQILPWSHLQGPLPQSTLLKHLADATSHFDSSGKQLQPLNS; this comes from the coding sequence GTGACATCATCTGCATTTGCCTCTGAACGCCTCTTATTCACCCCCAATACCCCAGACACCGACGCTATCCCACTGATTTTTGCTTTTCCCAATGAGTACACTGTGGGTATCACTAGCCTAGGCTATCAGGTGGTATGGGCAACTTTGGCAATGCGTGATGATGTGCAGGTGAGTCGCCTATTTACTGATATTCACGAACAATTACCCAGAAAGCCGGAAATTGTCGGATTTTCGATTTCGTGGGAACTGGATTATGTGAATATTTTAAATTTGCTGGAATCTTTAGAAATTCCCATCAGGTCAAATTCCCGCAATGATCATCATCCCATAATTTTTGGTGGCGGGCCTGTCCTCACTGCTAACCCTGAACCCTACGCCGATTTTTTTGATGTGATTTTGTTAGGTGATGGGGAAAACCTGCTGGGAGATTTTATTACCACTTATAAAGAAGTCAGAAACGCTCCTCGACAAACTCAACTCAAAGCACTTGCACAAATACCAGGAATTTATGTTCCTAGTTTGTATGAGGTGGAATATCACGCCGCAGATGGTGAGGTAAAGTCAATAAAACCAATTGACGCAGAAATTCCCGCCGTTGTGCAAAAACAGACTTATCGAGGAAATACCCTATCAGCTTCAACTGTGGTGACAGAAAAAGCGGCATGGGAAAATATTTATATGGTGGAGGTGGTGAGAAGTTGTCCTGAAATGTGCCGCTTCTGTTTGGCGAGTTATCTCACTTTACCTTTTAGAACTGCTAGCTTGGAAGGCTCATTAATTCCAGCTATTGAAAGAGGGTTACAAGTTACAAAGCGGCTAGGGTTATTGGGTGCTTCTGTTACCCAGCATCCTGAATTTGAGACATTATTAGATTATATCAGTCAGCCAAAGTATGATGATGTGCGTGTGAGTATCGCCTCAGTGCGAACAAATACCGTGACAGTGCAGCTAGCAGAAACTTTGGCGAAAAGAGACACGCGATCGCTTACCATAGCAGTAGAAAGTGGCTCAGAAAAAATTCGCCAAATCATCAATAAAAAGCTAAATAACGATGAAATCATCCAAGCAGCGATAAACGCCAAAGCTGGGGGATTATCAAGCTTAAAACTCTATGGAATGGTAGGACTCCCCGGTGAGGAAGCAGAAGATTTAGAGCAAACTGTGGCAATGATGCGGGGTATTAAAAAAGCAGTTCCTGGATTGCGGTTAACACTGGGATGCAGCACCTTTGTACCCAAAGCGCACACACCGTTTCAGTGGTTTGGGGTGAATCGACAAGCCGAAAAGCGGTTGCAGATGTTACAAAAACAGTTAAAACCGCAAGGGATAGAGTTTCGCCCAGAAAGCTATAACTGGTCTATTATACAAACTATGTTGTCGAGAGGCGATCGCCGACTTTCCCAGCTACTAGAACTTACTCGCAACTTTGGTGACTCTCTGGGTAGCTACAAGCGTGCTTTTAAACAACTCAAAGGACAGATTCCCGACTTAGATTTTTACGTCCACACCAACTGGTCAACAGAGCAAATACTACCCTGGAGTCACTTGCAAGGGCCGCTACCACAGTCTACACTACTGAAACACTTGGCTGATGCCACTAGTCATTTCGACTCTTCTGGTAAGCAACTACAGCCATTAAATTCATAG
- a CDS encoding SemiSWEET transporter: MDFVTVLGLVAASITTVSFLPQMMKIWQTKSAKDVSFLMLICFNTGIFLWLIYGIILQQLPIILANAATLSFNLIILWLKIKYR, encoded by the coding sequence ATGGATTTTGTCACAGTTTTAGGATTAGTTGCGGCTTCGATAACTACAGTTTCCTTCTTACCGCAAATGATGAAAATATGGCAGACGAAATCAGCGAAAGATGTTTCGTTTCTCATGTTAATTTGTTTCAATACAGGCATATTCTTGTGGCTGATATATGGCATTATCCTGCAACAATTGCCGATAATTTTGGCAAATGCTGCTACATTATCTTTTAACTTGATAATTCTATGGCTTAAAATTAAATATAGATGA
- a CDS encoding DUF29 domain-containing protein: MNKATSYNQDFLLWTQQQSEYLKKGYWADLDIEHLVEELEALGRSEQKELGSYLQVLLMHLLKCQYQPERRTKSWDNTISNCRDKIQDCLEDTPSLQRFLQDPVWIQKYYRRACRDAAKETQKSIETFPVECPLTIEQIIGPSF; the protein is encoded by the coding sequence ATGAATAAAGCAACGAGCTACAACCAAGACTTTCTATTGTGGACACAACAACAAAGCGAGTATTTAAAGAAAGGATATTGGGCTGATTTAGATATCGAACACTTGGTAGAGGAACTAGAAGCTTTGGGTCGCAGTGAACAGAAAGAACTCGGCAGCTATTTACAGGTGCTATTAATGCACTTGCTTAAATGCCAGTATCAACCTGAACGCAGAACTAAAAGCTGGGATAATACCATCTCAAATTGTCGAGATAAAATTCAAGATTGCTTGGAAGATACTCCTAGTTTGCAGCGGTTTCTTCAAGACCCAGTGTGGATACAAAAATACTACCGCCGCGCTTGTCGAGATGCAGCTAAAGAAACTCAAAAATCTATCGAGACTTTTCCTGTTGAATGTCCTTTGACAATTGAGCAGATAATTGGCCCAAGCTTCTAA
- the aroC gene encoding chorismate synthase, with the protein MGNTFGHLFRITTFGESHGGGVGVVIDGCPPRLEISAEEIQFELDRRRPGQSKITTPRKEADACEILSGVFEGKTLGTPIAILVRNNNTRPQDYDDMVQKYRPSHADATYDAKYGIRNWQGGGRSSARETIGRVAAGAIAKKILRQVANVEIIGYVKRIKDLEGVVDPNTVTLEQVESNIVRCPDGETGDRMIELIEQTGRQGDSIGGVVECVARNVPKGLGEPVFDKLEADIAKAVMSLPASKGFEIGSGFAGTLLTGIEHNDEFYIDAQGEIRTVTNRSGGIQGGISNGENIILRVAFKPTATIRKEQKTVTREGEETLLAAKGRHDPCVLPRAVPMVEAMVALVLCDHLLRNHGQCQVF; encoded by the coding sequence ATGGGCAACACTTTTGGGCATCTGTTTCGCATTACTACTTTTGGTGAGTCCCACGGCGGTGGTGTGGGAGTTGTGATTGATGGTTGTCCTCCACGATTGGAAATTTCCGCAGAGGAAATACAGTTTGAGTTAGACAGGCGACGTCCAGGACAAAGTAAGATTACTACGCCTCGGAAAGAAGCGGATGCCTGTGAGATATTATCTGGAGTGTTTGAGGGCAAAACTTTGGGAACGCCCATTGCAATTTTAGTACGGAACAACAATACGCGTCCCCAAGATTACGACGACATGGTGCAGAAGTATCGTCCCTCTCACGCCGATGCAACTTATGATGCCAAATATGGTATTCGTAACTGGCAGGGTGGGGGTAGGTCATCAGCGCGTGAGACAATTGGTAGAGTTGCAGCAGGTGCGATCGCTAAAAAAATTCTTCGTCAAGTTGCTAATGTGGAAATTATCGGCTACGTCAAGCGTATCAAGGATTTGGAAGGCGTAGTTGACCCCAATACCGTCACCTTAGAACAAGTAGAAAGCAACATCGTCCGCTGTCCTGATGGTGAAACAGGCGATCGCATGATTGAATTAATTGAGCAAACTGGTAGACAAGGTGATTCTATTGGCGGCGTAGTTGAATGTGTAGCGCGGAATGTCCCCAAAGGTTTGGGCGAACCAGTATTTGATAAATTGGAAGCTGATATTGCTAAGGCTGTGATGTCTCTCCCGGCTAGCAAAGGCTTTGAAATTGGTTCAGGTTTTGCGGGGACACTGCTAACAGGAATTGAACATAACGACGAATTTTATATTGATGCACAAGGCGAAATCCGCACCGTCACCAACCGTTCTGGTGGGATTCAAGGCGGAATTTCCAACGGCGAAAATATTATTTTGCGAGTTGCGTTTAAGCCAACAGCAACAATTAGAAAAGAACAGAAAACTGTCACTCGTGAGGGTGAAGAAACCCTATTAGCTGCGAAAGGACGCCATGATCCTTGTGTGTTACCTCGCGCAGTTCCAATGGTTGAGGCGATGGTGGCTTTAGTGTTGTGCGATCATCTGTTACGCAATCATGGACAGTGTCAGGTATTTTGA